A window of the Vanessa cardui chromosome 12, ilVanCard2.1, whole genome shotgun sequence genome harbors these coding sequences:
- the LOC124534057 gene encoding protein ALP1-like translates to MDTHQKRAVALYLLHRRIKKRRPKRFWIHPLIAERNRYGLFVTLINELKKDEEKFFNYFRMSISSYLELKKKTETALQKQHTNMRDPISPEEMLAVTLRYLASGTSMHDLHYIFRIGHTTISAIIRTTCEKLWEVLMSECFPVITTELLEEISQKFYKYANFPHCVGAIDGKHIRITKPDNSASIYYNYKDFFSFVLMAVVDADYCFVFVDIGAPGSNADSTIFKNTTFCNALNSNSIKLPNEKILPGSTLPPVPYVFVADEAFGLHQHIMRPYGGQFLSVQKRVFNYRLSRARRYVECAFGILSNKWRILNRALDVSIPLSINIVKACCILHNFVRKRDGHHIREEDFTHNLESIQTPPSIRSGRQANNIRDIFQQYFMSDSGALSWQLSKI, encoded by the exons ATGGATACACACCAGAAACGAGCTGTTGCGTTATATTTACTTCacagaagaattaaaaaaagaaggccTAAAAGATTCTGGATACATCCACTAATTGCGGAAAGAAATCGTTATGGATTATTTGTTACTCTTATTAATGAGTTAAAGAAGGATGAGGAgaagttctttaattatttccgaATGTCCATAAGTAGTTATttagaacttaaaaaaaaaacagaaactgcTCTTCAAAAACAACATACTAATATGCGAGATCCCATATCACCAGAGGAAATGTTGGCAGTCACATTAAG ataccTAGCAAGTGGGACTTCAATGCACGATTTGCACTACATATTCAGAATTGGGCACACAACTATATCAGCAATTATAAGAACGACATGTGAAAAATTATGGGAGGTGTTAATGTCTGAATGTTTTCCGGTAATCACTACAGAACTTTTAGAAGAAATCAgccaaaaattttacaagtacGCAAATTTTCCCCACTGTGTCGGAGCAATAGACGGCAAACATATAAGAATAACTAAACCAGATAACAGTGCTTCAATTTACTACaattataaggattttttttcatttgtattaatgGCCGTAGTTGATGCGGATTACTGCTTCGTTTTTGTAGACATTGGAGCCCCGGGAAGTAATGCTGATtcaaccatttttaaaaatactactttTTGCAATGCGCTTAATAGCAATTCTATCAAACTAcctaatgaaaaaatactaccCGGATCTACTTTGCCACCTGTCCCGTATGTATTCGTAGCCGATGAGGCATTTGGTTTGCATCAACACATTATGAGACCTTATGGTGGTCAATTTTTGAGTGTACAAAAAAGGGTATTTAATTATCGCCTATCGAGAGCACGAAGATACGTAGAATGTGCATTTGgcattttatcaaacaaatggCGAATTTTAAATCGTGCATTGGATGTATCAATAcctttatcaattaatattgtgaAGGCATGTTGCATACTTCACAATTTTGTACGAAAACGAGACGGCCATCACATTAGAGAAGAAGATTTTACTCATAATCTTGAGAGTATACAAACACCTCCATCAATACGCAGTGGAAGACAAGCCAACAACATAAGagatatttttcaacaatattttatgagtgaCAGCGGAGCTTTAAGCTGGcaattgtcaaaaatttaa